The Urbifossiella limnaea genome has a window encoding:
- a CDS encoding sensor histidine kinase has protein sequence MTGHEVLAPASETEALRQQLLQAQRLSSVGELASSIAHEFNNILTTITNSAKLGARNADPAEKQLAFERIAKAGQRAAAIASGMLGYARKSGTHRQRCDLGRLVEEVLVLTEKDLGKHRVQVEARYTDRPVVWAVPGQVEQIVVNLVINARQAMPNGGRLRVEVRDNVAAETAEVKVSDTGVGIPPEQLRQIFEPFFTTKQPDESGRGGTGLGLSVCRQIIEQHHGRIRVESVVGKGSTFTVKLPHRLPDDPA, from the coding sequence ATGACCGGCCACGAGGTGCTGGCGCCGGCGAGCGAGACCGAGGCGCTCCGCCAGCAGTTGCTCCAGGCCCAGCGCCTGAGCAGCGTCGGCGAACTCGCCTCCAGCATCGCCCACGAGTTCAACAACATCCTGACCACGATCACCAACTCGGCCAAGCTCGGCGCCCGCAACGCCGACCCGGCCGAGAAGCAGCTCGCGTTCGAGCGCATCGCCAAGGCCGGGCAGCGGGCCGCGGCCATCGCCAGCGGCATGCTCGGGTACGCCCGCAAGAGTGGCACGCACCGCCAGCGGTGCGACCTCGGCCGCCTGGTCGAGGAGGTGCTCGTCCTCACCGAGAAGGACCTCGGCAAGCACCGCGTCCAGGTCGAGGCCCGCTACACCGACCGGCCGGTCGTCTGGGCCGTGCCGGGGCAGGTCGAGCAGATCGTGGTGAACCTCGTCATCAACGCCCGCCAGGCGATGCCGAACGGCGGCCGGCTCCGCGTCGAGGTGCGCGACAACGTCGCGGCCGAGACGGCGGAGGTGAAAGTGTCCGACACCGGAGTCGGCATCCCGCCGGAACAGCTGCGGCAAATCTTCGAGCCGTTCTTCACGACGAAGCAGCCCGACGAGAGCGGCCGCGGCGGGACCGGGCTCGGGCTCTCCGTGTGCCGCCAGATCATCGAGCAGCACCACGGCCGGATCCGCGTCGAGAGCGTGGTCGGGAAGGGGAGTACGTTCACGGTGAAGCTGCCCCACCGGCTGCCGGACGACCCGGCGTGA
- a CDS encoding histidine phosphatase family protein gives MTTIWLARHAETSAPTVFHGAESDIGLSELGRRQAAAAAGWFAPLGVTAVVSSGMLRARDTAAPVAAASGVPHSIEPHLHERRVGAMSGTSFSSEDGPWPQTIDRWEAGDTAFSTPGAESFDDLRRRLVPAIERVAAAHPGGRVVVVAHGVVCKVLLLCLLPGHGPGVWKQLGRVANLSVSELTRTGEGWSAAGLLQVPPPVAALTDGAPTGVGEKSQG, from the coding sequence ATGACCACGATCTGGCTCGCCCGACACGCCGAAACCTCGGCCCCGACGGTGTTCCACGGCGCGGAGTCCGACATCGGTCTGAGCGAGCTGGGTCGACGGCAAGCGGCCGCGGCCGCGGGCTGGTTCGCGCCGCTCGGCGTCACCGCGGTCGTGTCGTCGGGGATGCTGCGGGCGCGGGACACGGCGGCGCCGGTCGCGGCGGCGAGCGGTGTGCCTCACTCGATCGAGCCTCACCTGCACGAGCGGCGGGTGGGGGCGATGTCGGGCACGTCGTTCTCGTCCGAAGACGGGCCGTGGCCGCAGACGATCGACCGCTGGGAAGCCGGCGACACCGCCTTCAGCACGCCGGGGGCGGAATCGTTCGACGACCTGCGGCGGCGATTGGTGCCGGCGATCGAGCGCGTCGCGGCGGCGCACCCGGGCGGGCGGGTGGTCGTCGTCGCGCACGGCGTTGTGTGCAAGGTGCTGCTGCTGTGCCTGCTGCCGGGCCACGGGCCGGGGGTGTGGAAGCAACTGGGACGGGTGGCGAACTTGTCGGTGTCCGAACTGACACGCACAGGCGAGGGGTGGAGCGCCGCCGGGCTTCTCCAGGTCCCGCCGCCCGTCGCGGCGCTCACCGACGGGGCCCCGACCGGGGTCGGCGAGAAGTCGCAGGGGTAG
- a CDS encoding S41 family peptidase — protein sequence MVGPATLAVLLLAPAAPVPAGPLAPAADPAKLAEFGDLVYASALELSTRRNDAELHELTAGAVRGLYEAAGTPVPPELLKAARDAKRHEDRAAVIADTRGRLAAAPGLRGPRAFLAAAHGFRHAFDVHSGLATLRVSDSGALDMDFGLGFDLDGLDGPRVTAYQLERRIAAGQVRPTGLLGPPPRPETIASPASFPWRVRRVVPGSPAHRGGLRPGDVISHLNDAEVTALTADRLFGKLADPPGGGVDPKSGQDRQVTHVLKFRRGGAEKRVGVTTERYVSMNVAGAVLREDDTWDGMLDPLHKIGYVRVGMVEMRSNEGVATIVEDLAKRGCRGLVLDLRWCPGGYVDAGTLIAGSFLPQDTVIARLELLPKVQEREQEYKATKGPHHLAMAMAVLVGPDTIGGGELIAAALQDHKRAVIVGQRTPGKAGTQNQYDLGYGGLAFKATYGTTLRATGKPRHRTATSLPTDDWGVRPSPGLEVPVTPGVAETLRGWAVEHGLRPAGDRTSLPFDEPDRDPVRAAALAHLRKQLAAAPAAQN from the coding sequence ATGGTCGGTCCCGCCACGCTCGCCGTACTCCTGCTCGCCCCGGCGGCCCCGGTGCCGGCCGGCCCGCTGGCCCCCGCCGCGGACCCGGCCAAGCTCGCCGAGTTCGGCGACCTCGTTTACGCCTCGGCGCTCGAGCTATCGACCCGCCGCAACGACGCCGAGCTGCACGAACTCACTGCCGGGGCGGTCCGCGGGCTGTACGAAGCCGCGGGGACGCCGGTGCCGCCCGAGTTGCTGAAGGCGGCCCGTGACGCGAAGCGGCACGAGGACCGCGCCGCCGTGATCGCCGACACTCGCGGCCGCCTCGCGGCGGCACCCGGGCTGCGCGGCCCGCGGGCGTTCCTGGCGGCGGCCCACGGCTTCCGCCACGCCTTCGACGTACACTCCGGCCTGGCCACGCTTCGGGTCAGCGACTCCGGCGCGCTCGACATGGACTTCGGTCTCGGCTTCGACCTCGACGGGCTCGACGGCCCGCGCGTCACCGCCTACCAGCTCGAGCGCCGCATCGCGGCCGGGCAGGTGCGGCCGACCGGCCTCCTCGGCCCGCCCCCACGGCCGGAGACGATCGCGTCGCCGGCGTCGTTCCCGTGGCGGGTGCGGCGCGTCGTCCCCGGCAGCCCCGCCCACCGCGGCGGGCTCCGACCCGGCGACGTGATCAGTCACCTGAACGACGCCGAGGTGACGGCGCTGACCGCCGACCGCCTGTTCGGCAAACTGGCCGACCCGCCCGGCGGCGGCGTCGATCCGAAATCCGGCCAGGATCGTCAGGTGACCCACGTCCTGAAGTTCCGCCGCGGCGGGGCCGAGAAGCGTGTGGGGGTGACGACCGAGCGGTACGTGTCGATGAACGTCGCCGGCGCCGTGCTGCGCGAGGACGACACCTGGGACGGGATGCTCGACCCGCTCCACAAGATCGGTTACGTCCGCGTCGGGATGGTGGAGATGCGGAGCAACGAGGGCGTGGCGACGATCGTGGAAGACCTCGCGAAGCGCGGCTGCCGCGGCCTCGTCCTCGACCTGCGCTGGTGCCCCGGGGGGTACGTCGATGCGGGGACGCTGATCGCGGGCTCGTTCCTGCCGCAGGACACGGTCATCGCCAGGCTGGAGTTGCTGCCGAAGGTGCAGGAGCGGGAGCAGGAGTACAAGGCCACGAAAGGGCCGCACCACCTCGCCATGGCGATGGCCGTGCTGGTCGGGCCCGACACGATCGGCGGCGGCGAACTGATCGCCGCGGCGCTCCAGGACCACAAGCGCGCGGTGATCGTCGGCCAGCGGACGCCGGGGAAGGCCGGCACCCAAAACCAGTACGACCTCGGCTACGGCGGGCTGGCGTTCAAGGCGACGTACGGCACCACGCTCCGCGCCACCGGCAAACCGCGGCACCGTACGGCGACAAGCCTGCCGACCGACGACTGGGGCGTTCGGCCGTCGCCGGGGCTGGAGGTGCCGGTGACGCCGGGCGTGGCCGAGACCTTGCGTGGCTGGGCCGTGGAGCACGGCCTGCGGCCGGCCGGCGACCGCACCAGCCTGCCGTTCGACGAGCCGGACCGCGACCCCGTTCGGGCCGCGGCGCTGGCCCACCTGCGGAAGCAACTCGCCGCCGCGCCGGCCGCGCAGAACTAG
- a CDS encoding DNA-methyltransferase produces MIDSQLHVGDCVAWMDGLPAGSADLVFADPPFNIGYDYDVYHDKRAKEEYLAFADTWLAAAARVVAPAGSFFVAIGDEYAAEYKVRLDALGFTLRNWIVWHYTFGVNCSRKFNRSHAHILYYTRHPQRFTFNPDPVRVPSARMTTYADRRANPVGKLPDDTWVLRPQDTDEHFQPGSDTWYASRVCGTFKERTGHPCQMPEAVLDRIIRVTTDRGDAVLDPFGGSGTTLAVAKKLDRKYLGCELSADYADGIRSRLDLIEEGEGLKPQTVVSRPRVPGGRRTQAAGLKPR; encoded by the coding sequence ATGATCGACAGCCAGCTGCACGTCGGGGACTGCGTGGCGTGGATGGACGGGCTGCCGGCCGGGTCCGCGGACCTGGTCTTCGCCGACCCGCCGTTCAACATCGGCTACGACTACGACGTTTATCACGACAAGCGGGCGAAGGAAGAGTACCTGGCGTTCGCCGACACGTGGCTGGCGGCCGCGGCCCGGGTGGTGGCGCCGGCCGGGTCGTTCTTCGTGGCCATCGGCGACGAGTACGCGGCCGAGTACAAGGTCCGGCTCGACGCCCTCGGGTTCACCCTGCGGAACTGGATCGTGTGGCACTACACGTTCGGCGTGAACTGCTCCCGGAAGTTCAACCGCAGCCACGCCCACATCCTGTACTACACCCGCCACCCGCAGCGGTTCACCTTCAACCCCGACCCGGTGCGGGTGCCGAGTGCCCGCATGACGACCTACGCCGACCGCCGGGCCAACCCGGTCGGCAAGCTGCCGGACGACACCTGGGTGCTGCGGCCGCAGGACACCGACGAGCACTTCCAGCCCGGCTCGGACACGTGGTACGCGTCGCGGGTGTGCGGCACGTTCAAGGAGCGGACCGGCCACCCGTGCCAGATGCCGGAGGCGGTGCTCGACCGCATCATCCGCGTGACCACCGACCGCGGCGACGCGGTACTCGACCCGTTCGGCGGCAGCGGCACCACCCTGGCCGTGGCGAAGAAGCTGGACCGCAAGTACCTCGGCTGCGAACTGTCGGCCGACTACGCCGACGGCATCCGGAGCCGGCTCGACCTCATCGAGGAGGGCGAGGGGCTGAAGCCGCAGACGGTCGTGAGCCGGCCGCGCGTGCCGGGCGGCCGGCGGACGCAGGCGGCGGGGCTGAAGCCGCGCTAG
- a CDS encoding ABC transporter permease — MIGHLTAVWRFRHFLMALVRLDLRLRYRRSVLGVGWSLLNPIAMTAVFTIVFSNLLGAGAWDYAPYLLTGMTVWGFLKEAATVGSRSLIANEAYIRQSPLPYTLYPLRTVFGQAIHAGIALLVVVALLVMVQGSVGPLTVLPAVLPGLVLAFLAAWAVATITAFVNVYFQDTQHMLEVAAQIGFFLTPIIYKRDVLDGKGMSWVVDLNPVNLFLDLIREPLLTGNPPAAATYGAAAALTGVLGLLAAGTTAWLQKRVVFHL; from the coding sequence ATGATCGGGCACCTGACGGCCGTCTGGCGGTTCCGCCATTTCCTGATGGCGCTGGTCCGGCTGGACCTGCGCCTCCGCTACCGGCGGTCCGTACTCGGCGTCGGGTGGTCGCTGCTGAACCCGATCGCCATGACGGCCGTGTTCACGATCGTGTTCAGCAACCTGCTCGGGGCGGGGGCGTGGGACTACGCCCCGTACCTGCTCACCGGCATGACCGTGTGGGGCTTCCTGAAGGAGGCCGCCACCGTCGGCAGTCGGTCGCTCATCGCCAACGAGGCGTACATCCGCCAGAGCCCGCTGCCGTACACCCTGTACCCGCTCCGCACGGTGTTCGGGCAGGCCATCCACGCCGGCATCGCGCTGCTCGTCGTCGTCGCGCTGCTCGTGATGGTTCAGGGGAGCGTCGGCCCGCTGACCGTGCTGCCCGCGGTGCTGCCGGGCCTGGTGCTGGCGTTCCTGGCGGCGTGGGCCGTGGCGACGATCACCGCGTTCGTGAACGTGTACTTCCAGGACACGCAGCACATGCTGGAGGTGGCCGCGCAGATCGGCTTCTTCCTGACGCCGATCATCTACAAGCGCGACGTCCTCGACGGGAAGGGGATGTCGTGGGTAGTTGACCTGAACCCGGTGAACCTGTTCCTCGACCTGATCCGCGAGCCGCTGCTGACGGGGAACCCGCCGGCCGCGGCGACCTACGGCGCGGCCGCGGCCCTGACCGGCGTGCTCGGCCTCCTCGCCGCGGGGACGACGGCGTGGCTCCAGAAGCGCGTCGTGTTCCACCTGTAG
- a CDS encoding ABC transporter ATP-binding protein produces the protein MARIELTDASVTFSVRAQKKVTLKEYLVRGLFRGSVNPAVQVHALAGINLTARDGDRVGVIGHNGAGKSTLLKLLAGIYPPTSGDRQVDGKICSLFDISLGFEPEASGWENITYRAYLQGETPATLKGKIDDIAAFTELGDFLDLPVRHYSAGMLMRLAFSIATAIEPEVLLVDEVLAVGDLSFQHKAQARMKEMMASAAVMVIVAHDLTTIRDMCTTVVWMEHGQVRMQGDPEEVIAAYVESVNGPALPRAVAA, from the coding sequence ATGGCCCGGATCGAACTGACCGACGCCTCCGTGACCTTCTCCGTCCGCGCCCAGAAGAAGGTGACGCTGAAGGAGTACCTGGTCCGCGGCCTGTTCCGCGGGTCGGTGAACCCGGCTGTGCAGGTCCACGCCCTCGCGGGCATCAACCTGACCGCCCGTGACGGCGACCGCGTCGGCGTCATCGGCCACAACGGCGCCGGCAAGAGCACGCTGCTGAAGTTGCTGGCCGGCATCTACCCCCCGACGAGCGGCGACCGGCAGGTCGATGGCAAGATCTGCTCGCTGTTCGACATTTCGCTCGGGTTCGAGCCCGAGGCGTCGGGGTGGGAGAACATCACCTACCGGGCGTACCTCCAGGGCGAGACGCCGGCGACGCTGAAGGGCAAGATCGACGACATCGCCGCGTTCACCGAACTCGGCGACTTCCTCGACCTGCCGGTGCGGCACTACTCGGCGGGCATGTTGATGCGGCTCGCGTTCAGTATCGCCACGGCGATTGAACCGGAGGTACTGCTGGTGGACGAGGTGCTGGCCGTCGGCGACCTGTCGTTCCAGCACAAGGCCCAGGCCCGGATGAAGGAAATGATGGCGAGCGCCGCGGTGATGGTGATCGTGGCCCACGACCTGACGACGATCCGCGACATGTGCACGACGGTCGTGTGGATGGAGCACGGCCAGGTGAGGATGCAGGGCGACCCCGAGGAGGTGATCGCCGCGTACGTCGAGAGCGTGAACGGCCCCGCCCTGCCCCGCGCCGTGGCGGCCTGA
- a CDS encoding glycosyltransferase family 2 protein, producing MNEPLVTVLVVNFNGRRHLPACLAALAEQTLPRHRFEVVVVDNASRDDSVAWLRREHPWVRVVARPDNAGFAGGNNAGLPFARGRYLVLLNNDTIPDPHWLSELVSSAHSGGCAASKLVFAHDPTLVNSAGLDLLRDGRGADRGFRQRDCGQFEQGGPVFAGCGAAVLFDTHALDGPLFDPRYFVYYEDLDTFWRGQLAGRPTVYAPRSLVRHVHGGSAGEESPLFRYHVERNRTLTSLRNGDLFLAATAAFGLALRSARSLARWLAGRERRQMALATLRAFAAFLLLAPAVLAERAATRAGV from the coding sequence TTGAACGAACCGCTGGTCACCGTGCTGGTCGTCAACTTCAACGGGCGGCGCCACCTCCCCGCCTGCCTCGCCGCGCTCGCGGAGCAAACCCTGCCGCGGCACCGATTCGAAGTCGTCGTCGTGGACAACGCCTCGCGCGACGACTCGGTCGCGTGGCTGCGGCGGGAGCACCCGTGGGTGCGCGTGGTCGCCCGGCCCGACAACGCCGGCTTCGCGGGCGGCAACAACGCCGGCCTCCCGTTCGCCCGCGGCCGCTACCTCGTGCTGCTCAACAACGACACCATTCCCGACCCGCACTGGCTTTCTGAGCTCGTGTCGTCAGCTCATTCCGGCGGGTGTGCAGCTTCGAAGCTGGTTTTTGCCCATGATCCGACGCTGGTGAACAGCGCCGGCCTCGATTTGCTCCGCGACGGTCGCGGAGCCGACAGGGGTTTCCGGCAGCGCGATTGTGGCCAGTTCGAGCAGGGTGGCCCCGTGTTCGCCGGTTGTGGCGCCGCGGTTCTGTTCGACACGCACGCCCTCGACGGCCCGCTGTTCGACCCGCGCTACTTCGTCTACTACGAAGACCTCGACACGTTCTGGCGCGGGCAGTTGGCCGGCCGGCCGACGGTGTACGCCCCGCGGTCGCTGGTGCGGCACGTCCACGGCGGCTCGGCCGGCGAGGAGTCGCCCCTATTCCGCTACCACGTCGAGCGGAACCGGACGCTGACGAGCCTTCGCAACGGCGACCTGTTCCTCGCCGCTACCGCCGCGTTCGGCCTCGCTCTGCGGTCGGCCCGGTCGCTGGCGAGGTGGCTAGCCGGCCGCGAGCGGCGGCAGATGGCGCTGGCGACACTGCGGGCGTTCGCTGCATTCCTCCTCCTGGCCCCGGCCGTACTGGCCGAGCGGGCCGCTACCCGGGCGGGGGTTTGA
- a CDS encoding glycosyltransferase family 4 protein has protein sequence MRVLLNGVSTLHAKTGVGHTTANLHRALCDAATGDDVFWLYPGRTIARACGRFVGRPGGGTSGGGGSRLKAHAKEAAKAAYRLHLRAAARWGGFDLYHEPNFVPVRTHLPTVVTVHDLSVVLHPEWHPADRVAFHARHFEAGLRQAEHVVVVSESVRRELISHMGFPAARVTAVLNGIGDEYRPQLPEVVFALRARLGLPDRYFLAVGTIEPRKNLLTLLRAFCDLPAALRESCPLLLAGGWGWKSEPERAYFDSEAKAKGVRHLGYVADADLPALYAGAAALAYPSFYEGFGLPPVEMLATGGGVLASTAAAVREVVGGHARLIDPHDLAGWRDALGEVAADPAALDDTRRGGIAHSRRFTWSAAAARTLGVYRGVLGLASPGPVSLRPAA, from the coding sequence ATGCGCGTCCTCCTCAACGGCGTCTCGACCCTCCACGCCAAGACCGGCGTCGGCCACACGACGGCGAATCTGCACCGCGCCCTGTGCGACGCCGCGACCGGCGACGACGTGTTCTGGCTGTACCCGGGCCGAACGATCGCGCGGGCGTGCGGCCGCTTCGTCGGTCGCCCCGGCGGCGGAACGAGCGGCGGGGGCGGCTCTCGGCTCAAGGCTCACGCGAAGGAGGCGGCAAAGGCGGCGTACCGCCTCCACCTCCGCGCCGCGGCCCGGTGGGGCGGCTTCGACCTGTACCACGAGCCGAATTTCGTCCCCGTCCGCACCCACCTACCGACCGTCGTTACGGTTCATGACCTGTCCGTCGTGCTACACCCGGAGTGGCACCCCGCCGACCGGGTGGCGTTCCACGCCAGGCACTTCGAGGCCGGCCTGCGGCAGGCGGAACACGTTGTCGTCGTGTCCGAGAGCGTGCGGCGCGAGTTGATCTCGCACATGGGGTTCCCGGCCGCCCGCGTCACCGCCGTGTTGAACGGCATCGGCGACGAATACCGCCCGCAACTGCCAGAAGTCGTTTTCGCCCTCCGCGCCCGCCTTGGTCTGCCGGATCGATATTTCCTGGCGGTCGGCACGATCGAACCGCGGAAAAACCTGCTCACGCTACTGCGGGCGTTCTGCGACTTGCCCGCGGCGCTGCGGGAGTCGTGTCCGCTGCTGCTGGCCGGCGGGTGGGGTTGGAAGTCGGAGCCGGAGCGGGCGTACTTCGATTCGGAGGCGAAGGCGAAGGGCGTGCGGCACCTCGGTTACGTGGCCGACGCCGACCTGCCGGCGCTCTACGCCGGGGCCGCAGCGCTGGCGTACCCGAGCTTCTACGAGGGCTTCGGCCTGCCGCCGGTTGAGATGCTGGCGACCGGCGGCGGGGTCCTCGCGTCCACCGCCGCCGCCGTCCGCGAGGTCGTCGGCGGGCACGCCCGGCTGATCGACCCGCACGACCTCGCCGGCTGGCGCGACGCACTGGGCGAGGTCGCCGCCGACCCCGCGGCACTGGACGACACCCGCCGCGGCGGCATCGCCCATTCCCGCCGCTTCACCTGGAGTGCCGCCGCGGCCCGAACGCTCGGCGTGTACCGCGGCGTACTCGGACTCGCGTCCCCTGGACCGGTCTCACTTCGCCCAGCCGCTTAG
- a CDS encoding CPBP family intramembrane glutamic endopeptidase, whose translation MPADTWTDIARMTACLAVTAVGAAPLLLIRGATATAVRCWLVVTPVVLVLHATVNAVFVAAGFAVEEHPLAARMPDPAVLVAQACFLAPLVEEVIFRGVVLVTLRAVGEWLTWVVLAVAVGVAAYYGGAAPGVFAGLLGLGWAGARARAIDRGVYGSAVLFAAVHSAVWPTPIPLFVLGLGLGWVAVRTTGLLAPFLVHGLFNTVSVLYVLSGWAK comes from the coding sequence ATGCCCGCCGACACGTGGACCGACATCGCACGAATGACCGCCTGCCTGGCGGTCACCGCCGTCGGGGCGGCGCCGCTGCTCCTCATCCGGGGCGCCACGGCCACGGCCGTTCGCTGTTGGCTCGTCGTCACGCCGGTGGTGCTGGTCCTTCACGCGACCGTAAACGCCGTCTTTGTTGCCGCTGGCTTCGCGGTCGAAGAACACCCCCTGGCGGCCCGCATGCCGGACCCCGCCGTGCTCGTCGCGCAGGCGTGTTTCCTCGCCCCCCTCGTCGAAGAAGTGATCTTCCGCGGGGTCGTGCTGGTGACGCTGCGGGCCGTCGGCGAGTGGCTGACGTGGGTCGTGCTCGCCGTCGCGGTGGGTGTCGCGGCCTACTACGGCGGCGCCGCGCCCGGCGTGTTCGCGGGGTTGCTCGGGCTCGGCTGGGCCGGCGCCCGCGCCCGCGCGATCGACCGCGGCGTCTACGGCTCGGCCGTGCTGTTCGCGGCCGTACACTCCGCGGTCTGGCCGACGCCGATCCCGCTGTTCGTTCTCGGGCTCGGCCTCGGCTGGGTCGCGGTGCGAACGACCGGGCTCCTCGCCCCGTTTCTCGTCCACGGGCTCTTCAACACGGTCTCAGTGCTGTACGTGCTAAGCGGCTGGGCGAAGTGA
- the trpC gene encoding indole-3-glycerol phosphate synthase TrpC, with product MPTILDRIMATKWREIKAAREAAPDAELEHRIADLPPARDFTGAVGRAGQVNVIAEVKKASPSAGVIRADFDAVTIASAYAAHGAAAISVLTDSDYFQGSLAYLTAVRRAVPVPVLRKDFVLDRYQLLEARAAGADAALLIAECLPGDRLATLQREASELGLHTLVELHDAEELPRVLECGSTVIGINNRDLRTFTTRLAHTLDLLAKIPADRVVVSESGIRTHADLQRLGAAGVRAVLVGESLMRAADIGAALDELRGVSQAAAP from the coding sequence ATGCCGACCATCCTCGACCGGATCATGGCGACGAAGTGGCGCGAGATCAAGGCCGCCCGCGAGGCGGCGCCGGACGCCGAACTCGAACACCGAATCGCCGACCTGCCGCCCGCACGCGACTTCACCGGGGCCGTCGGTCGGGCCGGGCAGGTAAACGTCATCGCCGAGGTGAAGAAGGCGTCGCCGTCGGCCGGCGTCATCCGCGCCGACTTCGACGCCGTCACAATCGCGTCCGCCTACGCGGCCCACGGCGCCGCGGCGATCAGCGTGCTCACCGACTCCGACTACTTCCAGGGAAGCCTGGCGTACCTCACGGCGGTGCGGCGGGCGGTGCCGGTGCCGGTGCTGCGGAAGGACTTCGTTCTCGACCGCTACCAACTGCTCGAGGCCCGCGCCGCCGGGGCGGACGCCGCGCTCCTCATCGCCGAGTGCCTCCCCGGCGACCGGCTGGCGACGCTCCAGCGTGAGGCGTCCGAGCTAGGCCTGCACACGCTCGTGGAACTGCACGACGCCGAGGAGTTGCCTCGGGTGCTGGAGTGCGGGTCGACCGTGATCGGCATCAACAACCGCGACCTGAGGACGTTTACGACGCGGCTCGCCCACACGCTCGACCTGCTGGCGAAGATTCCGGCTGACCGCGTGGTCGTCAGCGAAAGCGGCATCCGCACGCACGCCGACCTACAACGACTCGGCGCGGCCGGGGTGCGGGCGGTACTGGTGGGGGAGTCGCTGATGCGCGCCGCCGACATCGGCGCGGCGCTGGACGAGTTGCGCGGCGTCAGCCAAGCAGCGGCCCCGTGA
- a CDS encoding sugar phosphate isomerase/epimerase family protein → MTPLRVGIVAEATGRPIRLAVAESARMGATAIQADAVGDLLPAQLGETGRREFRNLLRSYSQDLAALHVPLRRGLDIPADLQPRIDAVRKAMQLAFDLGGRRVVVPCPKLPDESESPRAQLMRESLTALGQFGDRVGTMVALEIGFDPADKVREYLATFDTGSLKVTFDPANLMVHGHDPLANLAPLKGVVAHVHARDARNAGLSRGIQEVPLGAGDVDWLAFTATLQVMEFDGYLCVDREQGENKLADVTNGVKFLRRFTGPLLG, encoded by the coding sequence ATGACGCCGCTCCGCGTCGGAATCGTGGCCGAGGCGACCGGGCGGCCGATCCGACTCGCCGTCGCCGAATCGGCGCGGATGGGTGCGACCGCGATCCAGGCCGACGCCGTCGGCGACCTGCTTCCCGCCCAGCTTGGCGAGACGGGCCGCCGCGAGTTTCGCAACCTGCTGCGCTCGTACTCGCAGGACCTGGCCGCGCTGCACGTCCCGCTCCGCCGCGGGCTCGACATCCCCGCCGACCTCCAGCCTCGAATCGACGCCGTTCGGAAGGCGATGCAACTGGCCTTCGACCTCGGCGGCCGCCGCGTCGTGGTGCCGTGCCCGAAGCTGCCCGACGAGTCCGAGTCGCCGCGGGCGCAGCTGATGCGCGAGTCGCTGACCGCACTCGGCCAGTTCGGCGACCGCGTGGGAACTATGGTGGCGCTGGAAATCGGCTTCGACCCGGCCGACAAGGTACGCGAATACCTGGCGACGTTCGACACCGGCAGCCTGAAGGTGACGTTCGACCCGGCGAACCTGATGGTCCACGGCCACGACCCGCTGGCGAACCTCGCGCCGCTGAAGGGCGTGGTGGCGCACGTCCACGCGCGCGACGCCCGCAACGCCGGCCTGAGTCGCGGCATTCAGGAAGTGCCGCTCGGGGCCGGCGACGTGGACTGGCTCGCGTTCACGGCGACGCTTCAGGTGATGGAGTTCGACGGTTACCTGTGCGTGGACCGCGAGCAGGGCGAGAACAAGCTCGCCGACGTGACCAACGGCGTGAAGTTCCTGCGGCGGTTCACGGGGCCGCTGCTTGGCTGA
- a CDS encoding HYExAFE family protein, translating to MNRDNHYEAAFEAFLRARGVAVVPVVEARRSYLDDEDAKSPDFLVIGPDDARLVVDVKGRKFPGGAADRPRKVWEHWATRSDVTDLARWAARLGPGFRGVLAFVYQVLPTVALPDDTLDLFAHAGRSYLARGVAVEDYAGHMRPRSPRWGTVDIPTDTFRQLVKPFTAFLEAPEESVV from the coding sequence ATGAACCGCGACAACCACTACGAGGCGGCATTCGAGGCGTTTCTCCGCGCCCGCGGCGTGGCCGTCGTCCCCGTGGTGGAAGCGCGCCGCAGCTACCTCGACGACGAGGACGCCAAGTCGCCCGACTTCCTCGTCATCGGCCCGGACGACGCCCGACTCGTCGTGGACGTGAAGGGCCGCAAGTTTCCCGGCGGTGCCGCCGACCGGCCGCGGAAGGTGTGGGAGCACTGGGCGACCCGCTCCGACGTGACCGACCTCGCGCGCTGGGCGGCGCGGCTCGGGCCCGGCTTTCGCGGCGTGCTGGCGTTTGTGTACCAGGTGCTGCCGACGGTCGCGCTCCCGGACGACACGCTCGACCTGTTCGCGCACGCCGGCCGCAGCTACCTCGCTCGCGGCGTCGCCGTCGAGGACTACGCCGGGCACATGCGGCCGCGTAGCCCGCGCTGGGGCACCGTGGACATCCCGACCGACACGTTCCGGCAGCTGGTGAAGCCGTTCACGGCGTTCCTGGAAGCGCCCGAGGAGTCCGTGGTATGA